A window from Zonotrichia albicollis isolate bZonAlb1 chromosome 8, bZonAlb1.hap1, whole genome shotgun sequence encodes these proteins:
- the LOC102069626 gene encoding vitellogenin-2, translating into MKGLILALVLALVEGQKQDLEPVFHMGKTYLYSYESIIMHGLPDRSMATAGLRLASKVEISRVSLSEHLLQIRSPKLEEHNGFWPTDSYTPSLRLSETIAACLSQPFKFEYTEGRVGSIFAPEDCPVLCTNLARGVLNMLQITIKKTQNVYELQEAGIEGICQTRYVIQDDSTNKRATVSKSKDLTDCQDKAVRNLGMAYVRPCPTCALKARNIKGTVTSTYKIRYDDSGASLTSAMSDQVYQISPFNEPNGAAVVEVRQELSLVGTKRPPLSEPTVQLHKQGSLRYHFSGELLQMPIPLLRIKNPDLQLTETLRQLVENNEKGATKEASAKFLQMIQLFRVATLDQIESLWLQFVKELPYRPWFLSAICAAGATDTFRFLKQKIHDKKLNIWEAAVTLPLAFHFVTPNIKTLEIASSFLTCPQIQKVLMHRIIVYLGYGSMVNKYCAHALLCPNELLQPLHDLATEATSRGDAKDMSLALKAMGNAGDPASIKRILKFLPTFSAAAASLPNRIHVDAVLALRKIARKDPAKVRELTLQVFMDSTLAPNVRMVACVVLFESKPALPTVTALATSLLTEPSLQVASFAYSHMKVLAAGRIPQLHKLSAACNVAIKLLGPRLDRLSYRYSKVLQISDYSFQYQAGAIWRVYLMNSPSTMFPSDIITKVRGYYANTAMDIIEVAFRSQGLTKLLRKKNIPFAEYDTYKTLKELGKSFLGWKELPPEDPLVSAYIKVFGQEIAFADIDKEAIQQTMMSLTGSSDWQPVVKKVVEEVQRGISGRWTLPVLVAEMRHIVPTVAGLPLELGLCGAAVAQAAADVDVKLSPPVSDNFKPSQLWESKTDIHADIRPKAYFHMIAMMGINTQYFQSGFEYHAEFSANTTMKFDARINMKEKNLKIETLPCHQEIELAAARSEVYAISRNMEEVDSEKKSQIFPRGEIPSISDQESTGGSSKPGGWKQSSMPNAISKGYQQGPKEIHHNNARRRFHTRRFCKKFESLGCSACLSLKSQNSASLRNTYLHELYEEFEAKIILKPVRTDADIDKIQLEVQAGPKAASKIIEVSSSGSKEEGEAAPYEDIQAKLKKILGIEEVLMAANKTRRRTKRINREYNTEHTGLWAEPSIPHLSSSSSSSAASSADGREPGEHHRKDERRQSGQKRGSRSSSGSSAGSTACSSSQEDHSGDRHCSGDREYSNQQANPPIYQLLFKPADEQDTGGEILNISISSSSSSASDEDFSRAISQPEFLGDRKPPVLAAILRAIHRNKQPTGFQLVLYTDTQPKRWRIQMFGSSITGPSRWKLCADASVINYRKISGSLKWGKNCQDYEIATQIATGQFAAYPAMQMKLEWLKVPSIIRTTARWFYSFLPGAAYLLGLSQRQQLSPSHQATLVMALTSPRTCDVVFKLPELTIYDTAISLPLPVPSHPGTAISASPSPGWKIFSQATLLLTESLKGHCTVFQNKITTFNGVEFNYSMPVKCYHVLVQDCSPELKFLVMVKRLEEAADLIAVNVRVASHEIDMYVSNGLIQLKINGVQAPKDFPYTSNTAASMLLSSEKKGLTLKAPDYGIDKIYYDGHRLEIQVAFWMAGKTCGICGKYDAEIEREYQTPSGYLAKDAVSFGHSWIVSEDPCTGACKLQHKLVKSEKPLSFEKAAEKCFSVEPVLRCVKGCSATQTVSVSVGFHCVPADSALSLDGQLRLDQKSEDVVSSVSAHTACSCQQQCPA; encoded by the exons ATGAAGGGACTCATCCTGGCCCTGGTGCTCGCCCTCGTGG AGGGCCAGAAGCAGGACCTTG AGCCTGTTTTTCACATGGGCAAGACCTACCTGTACAGCTATGAGAGCATCATTATGCACGGGCTCCCTGACAGGAGCAtggccacagcagggctgaggctggCCAGCAAGGTGGAGATCAGCCGTGTGTCCCTCAGTGAGCACCTTCTGCAG ATTCGATCACCAAAGCTGGAGGAACACAATGGCTTCTGGCCCACTGACTCCTACACTCCGTCTTTGAGGCTCTCAGAAACCATTGCTGCCTGTCTCAGCCAGCCCTTTAAGTTTGAATACACTGAAGGAAGGGTTGGGAGTATTTTTGCCCCTGAGGACTGTCCTGTTCTGTGCACTAACCTAGCAAGAGGGGTTCTGAACATGCTGCAGATAACCATCAAAAAGACACAAAATGTGTATGAGCTACAGGAG GCTGGGATTGAAGGCATCTGCCAAACCAGATACGTTATCCAGGACGACAGCACGAATAAACGTGCCACAGTTTCCAAAAGCAAGGACCTGACAGACTGCCAGGACAAAGCAGTGAGGAACCTGGGGATGGCCTACGTGCGGCCCTGCCCCACCTGCGCCCTG AAAGCCAGAAACATTAAGGGCACGGTGACATCCACCTACAAGATCAGGTATGACGACAGCGGGGCATCGTTGACGTCTGCTATGTCGGACCAGGTGTACCAGATCTCTCCTTTCAATGAACCCAACGGGGCAGCAGTCGTGGAGGTGAG ACAAGAGCTGTCCTTGGTCGGCACTAAAAGGCCTCCTCTCAGTGAACCAACAGTTCAGCTGCATAAACAGGGGAGTCTTCGTTACCATTTCTCAGGAGAGCTACTCCAGATGCCAATTCCTCTATTAAGGATAAAAAATCCAGATTTACAG CTAACAGAGACGCTGCGGCAATTAGTTGAGAATAACGAGAAAGGAGCCACCAAAGAAGCTTCAGCCAAGTTCTTACAAATGATCCAGCTTTTTCGTGTAGCAACCCTTGATCAAATTGAGTCTTTGTGGCTGCAGTTTGTCAAGGAACTCCCCTACAG GCCCTGGTTCCTGAGTGccatctgtgctgctggagccacaGACACGTTCAGATTCCTGAAGCAAAAAATCCATGACAAGAAGCTGAACATCTGGGAAGCAGCAGTGACTCTCCCTCTCGCCTTCCATTTTGTTACGCCAAACATTAAGACCCTGGAAATTGCCTCA AGTTTTCTGACCTGTCCCCAAATCCAGAAAGTACTGATGCATAGGATAATTGTCTACCTAGGATATGGTAGCATGGTGAATAAATACTGTGCTCACGCTTTACTGTGTCCAAATGAACTTCTTCAG CCGCTCCATGACCTTGCTACTGAAGCCACCAGCAGAGGTGATGCCAAAGACATGTCCTTGGCCCTGAAAGCCATGGGCAATGCAGGAGACCCAGCCAGTATCAAACGCATCCTGAAGTTTTTGCCAACgttttctgcagctgcagcttcatTACCAAACAGAATTCATGTTGATGCTGTTTTGGCTTTAAGGAAAATTGCAAGAAAAGACCCTGCAAAA GTAAGGGAGCTCACCCTGCAGGTGTTTATGGACAGCACGCTTGCTCCCAACGTCCGAATGGTGGCTTGTGTCGTTCTCTTCGAATCCAAGCCTGCTCTTCCAACAGTAACAGCTCTGGCCACCTCGCTGctgacagagcccagcctgcaAGTTGCCAGTTTTGCATATTCACACATGAAGGTTTTGGCAGCAGGCAGGATCCCACAGCTCCATAAACT ATCTGCTGCTTGCAATGTTGCCATTAAACTCCTGGGCCCCAGACTTGACAGGCTGAGCTATCGCTACAGCAAGGTCCTTCAGATCAGTGACTATTCCT TTCAGTATCAGGCTGGTGCCATTTGGAGGGTCTATCTAATGAACAGCCCCAGCACCATGTTTCCATCTGACATAATCACAAAAGTAAGAGGCTATTATGCAAACACTGCAATGGATATTATTGAG GTGGCTTTCCGGTCACAAGGCCTCACCAAGCTCCTGAGGAAGAAGAACATTCCCTTTGCTGAGTATGACACGTACAAGACCCTGAAGGAGCTGGGTAAATCG TTTCTGGGATGGAAAGAACTGCCGCCTGAAGACCCCCTGGTATCTGCTTACATCAAAGTATTCGGTCAAGAGATTGCCTTTGCTGACATTGACAAAGAGGCCATTCAACAGACGATGATG AGTCTAACGGGATCATCAGACTGGCAGCCAGTAGTGAAAAAAGTGGTGGAGGAGGTCCAGAGAGGCATTTCAGGGCGATGGACCCTGCCAGTGCTGGTGGCTGAGATGAGGCACATCGTCCCCACCGTCgctgggctgcccctggagctcGGGCTGTGCGGGGCCGCGGtggcccaggctgcagctgatg TGGATGTAAAGTTATCACCCCCAGTATCTGACAATTTTAAACCCTCACAGTTGTGGGAATCCAAGACGGATATTCATGCTGACATCAGGCCAAA AGCATATTTTCATATGATTGCAATGATGGGGATTAATACACAGTACTTTCAGAGTGGTTTTGAATATCATGCAGAGTTCAGTGCCAACACTACAATGAAATTTGATGCCAGGATAAatatgaaagagaaaaatttgaAGATTGAAACCCTTCCCTGCCATCAAGAGATTGAGCTCGCAGCTGCGAG GAGTGAAGTTTATGCTATTTCAAGGAACATGGAAGAAGTAGATTCTGAAAAgaaatcccagattttccccagAGGAGAAATACCAAGTATCTCTGACCAGGAGTCAACAGGAGGATCATCAAAACCTGGTGGCTGGAAG CAAAGCAGCATGCCTAATGCGATATCCAAAGGATACCAGCAAGGTCCAAAAGAGATACATCACAACAATGCAAGAAGAAGATTTCACACACGCAGGTTCTGTAAAAAATTTGAAAGTTTGGGATGTTCTGCTTGTCTCAGCCTTAAATCACAAAATTCTGCTTCCTTAAGAAATACCTATCTGCACGAATTATATGAAGAATTTGaagccaaaataattttaaagccaG TTCGTACAGATGCTGACATTGACAAAATACAGCTGGAGGTTCAAGCAGGACCCAAAGCAGCTTCAAAAATAATTGAGGTATCAAGCTCAGGGTCAAAGGAAGAGGGAGAGGCAGCTCCATACGAGGACATTCAAGCTAAACTGAAGAAGATTCTAGGCATTGAAGAGGTGCTCATG GCTGCAAATAAGACACGGCGCCGCACAAAACGGATTAACAGAGAGTACAACACTGAACACACAGGCCTGTGGGCAGAACCCAGCATACCCCACCTCTCcagctcatcctcctcctctgctgcttcctctgctGATGGCAGAGAGCCTGGAGAGCATCACAGGAAGGATGAGAGAAGGCAGTCTGGGCAGAAgcgtggcagcaggagcagcagtgggagctctgctggcagcacagcatgcagcagcagccaggaggaccactctggggacaggcactgcagtggggacagggaataTTCCAACCAACAG GCAAACCCACCTATTTACCAGCTTTTGTTTAAGCCAGCGGATGAACAG GACACAGGAGGGGAAATCCTGAACATCAGcatcagctcttcttcttcctcagCTAGTGATGAAGATTTCTCCAGAGCCATATCTCAG CCTGAATTCTTGGGGGACAGAAAGCCACCAGTACTGGCTGCAATTCTTCGTGCCATCCACAGAAACAAGCAGCCAACAGGATTTCAGCTTGTCCTGTACACTGACACACAGCCCAAGAGGTGGAGAATACAGATGTTTGGTTCAAGCATCACAGGGCCAAGCAGATGGAAACTCTGTGCTGATGCTTCAGTAATAAATTACCGAAAAATATCA GGTTCTCTTAAATGGGGTAAAAATTGCCAGGACTACGAGATTGCTACTCAGATTGCAACAGGGCAATTTGCTGCTTACCCAGCTATGCAGATGAAGCTGGAGTGGCTGAAAGTGCCTTCAATAATCCGAACAACTGCAAGATG gttTTACTCATTTCTCCCAGGAGCTGCCTATTTGCTTGGGCTTTCCCAAAGGCAACAGCTTAGTCCCTCTCACCAGGCAACCTTGGTTATGGCTTTGACATCCCCAAGAACCTGTGATGTTGTCTTTAAGTTGCCAGAG CTCACAATTTATGACACAGCCATCAGTCTGCCCCTGCCAGTCCCTTCACATCCGGGCACGGCCATCTCAGCATCACCATCCCCAGGCTGGAAGATCTTTTCCCAAGCAACACTTTTACTCACTGAAAGTCTTAAAG gtcaTTGTACAGTTTTCCAAAATAAGATCACAACTTTCAATGGTGTTGAATTTAACTATTCAATGCCTGTAAAGTGCTACCATGTCTTGGTGCAGGACTGTAGTCCAGAGCTTAAATTCCTGGTGATGGTGAAAAGACTTGAAGAGGCTGCTGACCTTATAGCAGTAAATGTCAGAGTTGCCAGCCA TGAGATTGACATGTATGTTTCCAATGGGCTCATCCAGTTGAAGATTAATGGTGTCCAAGCCCCAAAAGATTTTCCATACACATCTAATACTG CTGCAAGCatgctgctcagcagtgaaaaGAAAGGACTGACACTAAAGGCCCCAGATTATGGCATAGATAAAATATACTATGATGGGCATAGACTTGag ATTCAAGTTGCTTTCTGGATGGCTGGAAAAACATGTGGCATTTGTGGAAAATATGATGCTGAGATAGAAAGAGAATATCAAACACCCAGTGGATATTTAGCTAAAGATGCTGTGAGTTTTGGTCACTCTTGGATCGTCTCAGAAGACCCCTGTACTGGAG CTTGTAAACTGCAGCACAAACTTGTCAAAAGTGAGAAGCCACTTTCATTtgaaaaggcagcagaaaaatgTTTCTCTGTGGAGCCAGTCCTTCGCTGTGTGAAAGGCTGCTCAGCAACCCAGACTGTTTCCGTGTCCGTGGGCTTCCACTGCGTTCCAGCCG ACTCCGCTCTCAGCCTGGACGGGCAGCTTCGGCTGGACCAGAAATCCGAGGACGTCGTGAGCTCGGTGTCCGCTCACACGGCGTGTTcgtgccagcagcagtgcccgGCCTGA
- the CTBS gene encoding di-N-acetylchitobiase, which yields MGRPWGGWLLPVGLLQLLGPAGACPCRDPRLCQPVTGPAGFEVFVFDVGKEAWKSYDWSKITTVAAFGKYDPELMCYAHSKGSRVVLKGDVPLQEIVDPAKRAAWISQQVDLAKKQYMDGINIDIEQEVNETSPEYYALTELVKETTDAFHREIAGSQVTFDVAWSPACIDKRCYNYTGIAEACDFLFVMSYDEQSQIWTDCVAKANAPYLQTLVGYEEYIAMGIDPKKLVMGVPWYGYDYVCQNLSTEHVCALPKVPFRGAPCSDAAGSQVPYAAIMKQVNSSLSGLLWDHVQKAPFYEYKDSVGQFHQVWFDDPHSISLKAAYVKSRGLRGIGMWNGNSLDYSGEAAAEQQTQAMWQALTP from the exons ATGGGGCGGCCGTGGGGCGGGTGGCTGCTGCCCGTcggcctcctgcagctgctgggccctgccGGCGCCTGCCCCTGCCGGGACCCGCGGCTGTGCCAACCCGTCACGGGCCCCGCCGGCTTCGAG GTATTCGTGTTTGATGTGGGGAAGGAAGCCTGGAAATCCTACGACTGGTCCAAAATTACCACTGTGGCGGCTTTCGGGAAGTACGATCCTGAGCTCATGTGCTATGCCCACTCCAAAGGCTCGAGGGTAGTACTGAAAG GTGATGTACCTCTTCAGGAAATTGTTGATCCTGCTAAAAGAGCAGCATGGATATCCCAACAGGTGGACCTTGCAAAAAAGCAGTATATGGATGGAATTAACATAGATATAGAGCAAGAAGTTAATGAAACCTCCCCTGAGTATTATGCATTGACAGAGCTTGTTAAAGAAACTACAGATGCTTTTCACAGAGAAATAGCTGGATCACAG GTAACCTTTGATGTGGCTTGGTCTCCAGCATGCATAGATAAAAGGTGCTACAACTACACTGGGATTGCAGAAGCCTGTGACTTCTTATTTGTGATGTCATATGATGAACAGAGCCAGATCTGGACAGACTGTGTTGCAAAAGCCAATGCTCCTTACCTGCAGACTTTAGTTG GATATGAAGAGTACATTGCTATGGGCATTGATCCTAAGAAGCTTGTGATGGGTGTCCCCTGGTATGGCTATGACTATGTCTGCCAAAACCTATCCACG gagcATGTTTGTGCCCTCCCCAAGGTGCCTTTCCGTGGGGCTCCCTGCAGTGACGCTGCGGGGAGCCAGGTGCCCTACGCAGCCATCATGAAGCAGGTGAACAGTtctctctcagggctgctgtgggatcACGTGCAGAAGGCTCCATTTTATGAGTACAAG GATTCTGTTGGTCAGTTCCACCAGGTATGGTTTGATGACCCTCACAGCATCTCTCTAAAAGCAGCATATGTGAAGAGTCGAGGCTTAAGGGGCATTGGCATGTGGAATGGAAATAGTCTTGACTATTCTGGGGAAGCTGCAGCAGAACAACAAACCCAAGCAATGTGGCAAGCTCTGACACCATAA